The genomic window TAATAGGTGAAAGAGAGGTGAAAGAAGGTAAAATAACATTAAAAGATATGAAAACTGGTGAGCAAAAGATTTTAGATTTAGAAGAGGTATAGATTATGAACTATATAACACCAGAATTAGCTAAGAAAATTTTAAATTCTAAAGGAGAGATCTATTTAAATTTAGATTTAAACAAAACAAATAAGAAATTTAAAGTAATTGTGAATGAAGATAAGGCAATATTTCCTAGTGGGGAAATTGAAATTAAAATTTTAAAGAAAATAGCTAAAGATAATGCAGTTTATTTATTGGATAATAATAGACTTTATAAATTAGCTATAGCTGATGAGAGTGGATATTATAAGCTAGTTCCTACCATACCCCCAACAATTGAAATTAATGGTATTAGGATGCATAGAACTAAGGGAATTAACCCTTATGAAGATACATTAAATAAAGTAAATTCTATAAATATTAAGAAAGGAGATGTGGTTCTTGATACTTGTATGGGGTTGGGGTATACTGCAATAG from Methanocaldococcus villosus KIN24-T80 includes these protein-coding regions:
- a CDS encoding class I SAM-dependent methyltransferase → MNYITPELAKKILNSKGEIYLNLDLNKTNKKFKVIVNEDKAIFPSGEIEIKILKKIAKDNAVYLLDNNRLYKLAIADESGYYKLVPTIPPTIEINGIRMHRTKGINPYEDTLNKVNSINIKKGDVVLDTCMGLGYTAIEAYRRGAKVITIEKNKNVLELAKLNPYSEELFKGNIKVILGDAFDVLKSFVDNSFTAIIHDPPRFSLAGHLYSEEFYRELYRVLKPGGRLFHYVGNPGKKYRGKDLQKGVMERLRKVGFKEVKKVEKALGVVAKKL